A region from the Aliarcobacter thereius LMG 24486 genome encodes:
- a CDS encoding methyl-accepting chemotaxis protein: MFFGNKEKDEKIRGLETELRALKTQLLKKDEDFAYQIKEQERHFLDTLNKKDKEIELFKQIASFSHEEGKVVFDEKDKTFFANAVTKSNLDNFSPIIEAIKEGRDRLILAECEAEMFIKKHNNFTIVALRKTSIHDNKEGGLLARHSKNMTKSLSDTQKTYLELLDELQGMQKESRETAVGSTNGLDLTKDIVLDTENLYKEIAKENNVVDSLVSKSKDIAQVINLIQEIAFQTNILSLNAAVEAATAGEAGKGFAVVAQEVRNLASRSADAAKQIKEVVNSIQEETLRIKDSSDIVSQVVDETKTRIDTLNGLMHTFQKNSNRAVYEVESISNKIFINLAKLDHVIYKNNLYQLIFGNENGFKAVDHTQCRLGQWYNTGLGKQEFSFTASYRGLDNPHAVVHKEANILAKECSGGKISCSKELIEDKIKLVEDASENVFIYLDRILEEKNDAVMKEAAVKLFAKGS; this comes from the coding sequence ATGTTTTTTGGAAATAAAGAAAAAGATGAGAAGATTAGGGGACTAGAGACAGAATTAAGAGCTTTAAAAACACAACTTCTTAAAAAAGATGAAGATTTTGCTTATCAAATAAAAGAGCAAGAGAGACATTTTTTAGATACTTTAAATAAAAAAGATAAAGAGATAGAACTATTTAAACAAATTGCATCTTTCTCACATGAAGAAGGGAAAGTTGTATTTGATGAAAAAGATAAAACATTTTTTGCAAATGCAGTTACAAAATCAAATTTAGATAATTTTTCACCAATTATTGAAGCTATAAAAGAAGGAAGAGATAGATTAATACTTGCAGAGTGTGAAGCTGAAATGTTTATTAAAAAGCATAATAATTTTACAATTGTAGCACTAAGAAAAACATCTATTCACGACAATAAAGAGGGTGGACTTTTAGCAAGACATAGCAAAAATATGACAAAATCATTAAGTGATACACAAAAAACATATTTAGAACTTTTAGATGAACTTCAAGGAATGCAAAAAGAGTCAAGAGAGACAGCAGTTGGTTCTACAAATGGATTAGATCTTACAAAAGATATTGTTTTGGATACTGAAAATTTATATAAAGAGATAGCAAAAGAGAACAATGTAGTGGATTCTTTGGTATCAAAAAGTAAAGATATTGCACAGGTTATTAATCTTATTCAAGAAATTGCATTCCAAACAAATATCTTAAGTTTAAATGCAGCAGTTGAAGCAGCAACAGCTGGAGAAGCTGGAAAAGGATTTGCAGTTGTTGCACAAGAAGTAAGAAATCTTGCAAGTAGAAGTGCAGATGCTGCAAAACAGATTAAGGAAGTTGTAAATTCTATTCAAGAAGAGACACTAAGAATAAAAGATAGCTCAGATATTGTATCTCAAGTAGTAGATGAAACAAAAACAAGAATTGACACTTTAAATGGACTTATGCATACATTCCAAAAAAATTCAAATAGAGCTGTTTATGAAGTTGAAAGTATCTCAAATAAAATATTTATAAACCTTGCAAAACTGGATCACGTAATATATAAAAATAATTTATATCAACTAATTTTTGGAAATGAGAATGGTTTTAAAGCAGTTGATCATACTCAATGTAGATTGGGACAATGGTATAACACAGGGCTTGGGAAACAAGAGTTTTCATTTACAGCTTCTTATAGAGGGCTAGATAATCCACACGCAGTTGTGCATAAAGAAGCAAATATCTTAGCAAAAGAGTGTTCAGGTGGAAAAATATCTTGTTCTAAAGAGTTAATAGAAGATAAAATAAAGCTTGTAGAAGATGCAAGTGAAAATGTATTTATATATTTAGATAGAATTTTAGAAGAGAAAAATGATGCTGTTATGAAAGAAGCAGCTGTTAAGTTATTTGCTAAAGGGAGTTAA
- a CDS encoding response regulator transcription factor encodes MIKIAMIEDDLELAEVLSIYLKQFNIEVTNFAEPFLALASLKFQKYDLIILDLSLPQMDGLDVCRELVKEHDTPIIISSARSDITDKVTALKLGADDYLPKPYDPRELEVRIGTILRRFNKSLHQENKDENQLAKIFIYDEERKEITKDGVALKLTAAEFEILSLFIKKEGFIVSRDDIFENSNILNSDYESSGSLAVIINRIRNKIEDNSKDPKYLQTVRGMGYKFVQ; translated from the coding sequence TTGATAAAAATAGCGATGATAGAAGATGATTTAGAATTAGCAGAAGTATTATCAATATATTTGAAACAATTTAATATAGAAGTTACAAATTTTGCAGAGCCTTTTTTGGCTCTTGCAAGTTTAAAATTCCAAAAATATGATTTGATAATTCTTGATCTATCTTTGCCACAAATGGATGGATTAGATGTTTGTAGAGAGCTTGTAAAAGAGCATGATACTCCTATTATAATATCAAGCGCAAGAAGTGATATTACAGATAAAGTTACTGCTTTAAAACTAGGAGCAGATGATTATTTACCAAAACCTTATGATCCAAGAGAGCTTGAAGTAAGAATAGGAACAATTCTACGAAGATTTAATAAATCACTTCATCAAGAGAATAAAGATGAAAACCAATTAGCCAAAATTTTTATTTATGATGAAGAGAGAAAAGAGATTACAAAAGATGGAGTTGCACTTAAATTAACAGCAGCAGAGTTTGAAATCTTATCTTTGTTTATAAAAAAAGAGGGTTTTATTGTAAGTAGAGATGATATCTTTGAAAACTCAAATATTTTAAATAGTGATTATGAAAGTTCTGGTTCTTTGGCTGTAATTATAAATAGAATTAGAAATAAAATTGAAGATAATTCCAAAGATCCAAAATATCTTCAAACAGTTAGAGGAATGGGATATAAGTTTGTACAATGA
- a CDS encoding GNAT family N-acetyltransferase, whose protein sequence is MDLEFCEAKKENIKDMENIINTAYRKISSNGWTGESHLLSGIRVNEYMLEEILKDENIRTFLAKKDDKVLATIQVKKESSALIIGLFAVCTEVQSSGIGKKLLDFAENRAKEIFKDCTKFVMEVISSRSELIAYYNRRGYKNTDVYLEFPKSELWTPTTNEELKLLVLEKEI, encoded by the coding sequence ATGGATTTAGAGTTTTGTGAAGCAAAAAAAGAGAATATAAAAGATATGGAAAATATAATAAATACTGCTTATAGAAAAATATCTTCTAATGGCTGGACAGGAGAATCACACCTTTTAAGTGGAATTAGAGTAAATGAATATATGCTTGAAGAGATATTAAAAGATGAAAATATTAGAACTTTTCTTGCAAAAAAAGATGATAAAGTTCTTGCTACAATACAAGTGAAAAAAGAGAGTAGTGCTCTTATTATTGGGCTTTTTGCTGTTTGTACAGAAGTGCAATCAAGTGGAATAGGAAAAAAGCTTTTAGATTTTGCTGAAAATAGAGCTAAAGAGATTTTTAAAGATTGTACAAAGTTTGTTATGGAAGTTATTTCAAGTAGAAGTGAACTAATTGCTTATTATAATAGAAGAGGATATAAAAATACAGATGTTTATTTGGAATTCCCAAAATCTGAACTTTGGACACCTACAACAAATGAAGAGTTAAAATTACTTGTTTTAGAAAAAGAGATTTAA
- a CDS encoding BaiN/RdsA family NAD(P)/FAD-dependent oxidoreductase, whose translation MLDFAIIGAGASGLMFASTLDKNRFKNIALFDANSKIGQKIKISGGAKCNITNEFAKYDRYLGDKEFAKEILNQFSKNDLLKFLKRNNIEPKLREKLVKGAYFCESSQDIIDMFGNILRDTKIYLNTKVLDIVYCEEYFKIITQNNEYKAKKVVISSGGLSFATLNASDIAFKIAEKFGHNIVQTAPALVGFTVQKEQFWFKNLSGISLDVNIKLEEKNIEGSLLFAHKGCSGPAILNSSLYWKKGKFFIDFLPKHNLEKLLKTNKNISTAIPLPKRFLQEFLNSIELEDKACSKLSEDEKCRLKILKNYEMSPAGNFGFTKAEVTKGGICTDEINHQTFESKKQKDLFFIGECLDLTGELGGFNFQIVFAQAYLCAIGQNNS comes from the coding sequence ATTTTAGATTTTGCAATAATTGGTGCAGGAGCAAGTGGCTTAATGTTTGCTTCTACTTTAGATAAAAATAGATTTAAAAATATTGCACTTTTTGATGCAAATAGTAAAATTGGACAGAAAATAAAAATTTCTGGTGGAGCGAAATGTAATATTACAAATGAATTTGCAAAATATGATAGATATTTAGGTGATAAAGAGTTTGCAAAAGAGATTTTAAATCAATTCTCTAAAAATGATTTATTAAAGTTTTTAAAGAGAAATAATATAGAACCAAAACTTAGAGAAAAACTTGTAAAAGGTGCTTACTTTTGTGAAAGTTCACAAGATATTATTGATATGTTTGGAAATATATTAAGAGATACAAAAATATATCTAAATACAAAGGTTTTAGATATTGTTTATTGTGAAGAGTATTTTAAAATAATTACTCAAAACAATGAATATAAAGCAAAAAAAGTTGTGATTTCAAGTGGTGGATTGTCATTTGCTACATTAAATGCAAGTGATATTGCATTTAAAATTGCAGAAAAGTTTGGACATAATATTGTTCAAACAGCACCAGCTTTAGTTGGATTTACTGTTCAAAAAGAGCAGTTTTGGTTTAAAAATTTAAGTGGAATATCTTTAGATGTAAATATAAAATTAGAAGAAAAAAATATTGAAGGAAGTTTGCTATTCGCTCATAAAGGTTGTAGTGGACCAGCTATTTTAAATAGCTCTTTATATTGGAAAAAAGGAAAGTTTTTTATAGATTTTTTACCAAAACATAATTTAGAAAAACTTTTAAAAACAAATAAAAATATCTCAACAGCTATTCCTTTGCCAAAAAGATTTTTGCAAGAGTTTTTAAATAGTATTGAACTTGAAGACAAAGCTTGTTCAAAGCTAAGTGAAGATGAAAAATGTAGATTAAAAATATTAAAAAACTATGAGATGAGTCCTGCAGGTAATTTTGGTTTTACTAAAGCAGAAGTTACAAAAGGTGGCATATGTACAGATGAGATAAATCATCAAACTTTTGAGAGTAAAAAACAGAAAGATTTGTTTTTTATTGGGGAGTGTTTAGATTTAACAGGAGAGCTTGGTGGATTTAACTTCCAAATAGTTTTTGCCCAAGCTTATTTATGTGCAATAGGACAAAATAACTCTTAA
- a CDS encoding endonuclease/exonuclease/phosphatase family protein, which translates to MNLKLSTFNLFQFCEPSFSFYTKKEKFKTDEWLKKLHFIKEQINKMNPDIIGFQEVFSQNELKNLCFECGFEYFVVSELPKLDEKTNTYKSTTLALASKFPILKIEKIEKKDDFFFAREPIKATISIKKDLELTVYVAHLKSNRLNEFEYKFTAKTSFEEKKEKLEIAYKNNYSISLKQRINEAKALHFDIKQKKNPTVLLCDLNDREFSITIEALCNQRFYKKDSKKDDFVLFDSYNFAPKKVYNPHPEFKEYVRTPTSYFIGYGNTLDFIFVNKFLKDKIKSFKVFDEHLQKNKNGTLITSDHAQVLCEISLI; encoded by the coding sequence ATGAATTTAAAACTAAGTACATTTAATCTTTTCCAATTTTGTGAACCTTCTTTCTCTTTTTATACAAAAAAAGAGAAGTTTAAAACTGATGAATGGTTAAAAAAACTTCACTTTATAAAAGAACAGATAAATAAAATGAATCCAGATATTATTGGTTTTCAAGAAGTTTTCTCTCAAAATGAGTTAAAAAACCTATGCTTTGAATGTGGATTTGAATATTTTGTAGTTTCTGAATTACCAAAGCTAGATGAAAAAACTAACACTTATAAAAGTACAACTCTAGCTTTGGCTTCAAAATTTCCTATATTAAAAATAGAAAAAATAGAGAAAAAAGATGATTTCTTTTTTGCAAGAGAACCAATAAAAGCGACAATTTCTATAAAAAAAGATCTAGAATTAACTGTTTATGTAGCTCATCTAAAATCAAATAGGTTAAATGAGTTTGAGTATAAATTTACTGCTAAAACAAGTTTTGAAGAGAAAAAAGAGAAACTAGAAATTGCTTATAAAAACAATTACTCAATCTCTTTAAAACAAAGAATAAACGAAGCAAAAGCACTTCACTTTGATATAAAACAGAAGAAGAATCCTACTGTTTTGCTTTGTGATTTAAATGATAGAGAGTTTTCTATCACTATTGAAGCTTTGTGCAATCAAAGATTTTATAAAAAAGATTCAAAAAAAGATGATTTTGTTTTGTTTGATAGCTATAATTTTGCTCCAAAAAAAGTTTATAATCCACATCCTGAATTTAAAGAATATGTACGAACTCCTACAAGCTATTTTATAGGATATGGGAACACACTTGATTTTATTTTTGTAAATAAATTTTTAAAAGATAAAATAAAATCTTTTAAAGTTTTTGATGAACACTTGCAAAAAAACAAAAATGGAACTTTAATTACAAGTGACCATGCACAAGTGCTTTGCGAAATATCATTAATTTAA
- a CDS encoding ArsS family sensor histidine kinase, with translation MNKDSIIFSTSLNYLITIVLLIFSFLFLHTSDKANRQEHAIDKYKTIVKFVHKQKGKLNLEFKKLLNEMNYELLSNEESSRIFEKDRKPIFIRGKGRDSFRVYEIEGNNYLIFGRVHDGFIIKDNESSVEEINLYLSSVFILLFFVITFLYIRTLRKLSPLKKLKQNFTKLAEENYDIELEESSKKDEISLLINEFKNTAKKLKDIKESRNIFIRNIMHELKTPITKGKIVQELPKSDKNDEILKMVFNKLEALINEFANIEELISTKKEINKKSYYLADLIDEAKDILMIEDDLVKCEFENIKLNVNFKLFSIALKNLIDNAVKYSKNSEVIIKTKNEDILIINEAEALKDDFENYLEPFSKKSSNESFGLGLYIVYNILKANSYDISYFHDDGKNIITLKRI, from the coding sequence ATGAATAAAGATTCAATAATATTTTCAACAAGTTTAAACTATCTTATTACAATAGTTTTATTGATATTTTCATTTTTATTTTTGCATACAAGCGATAAAGCAAATAGACAAGAACATGCAATAGATAAATATAAAACTATTGTAAAGTTTGTTCATAAACAAAAAGGAAAGCTCAATTTAGAATTTAAAAAGCTTTTAAATGAGATGAACTATGAACTTTTATCAAATGAAGAGAGTTCAAGAATATTTGAAAAAGATAGAAAACCAATTTTTATAAGAGGAAAAGGTAGAGATAGCTTTAGAGTTTATGAAATAGAAGGAAATAACTATTTGATATTTGGAAGAGTACATGATGGATTTATAATAAAGGACAATGAATCATCAGTAGAAGAGATAAATTTGTATTTGTCATCAGTTTTTATATTGCTATTTTTTGTAATTACTTTTTTATATATAAGAACTCTTAGAAAATTATCTCCACTTAAAAAACTAAAACAAAACTTTACAAAATTAGCAGAAGAGAATTATGATATAGAACTTGAAGAGAGTTCAAAAAAAGATGAGATATCTTTACTTATAAATGAGTTTAAAAATACAGCAAAAAAACTAAAAGATATAAAAGAGTCAAGAAATATTTTTATACGAAACATTATGCATGAATTAAAAACTCCAATAACAAAAGGAAAAATAGTTCAAGAACTTCCAAAAAGTGATAAAAATGATGAGATTTTAAAGATGGTTTTTAATAAACTTGAAGCACTTATAAATGAGTTTGCAAATATTGAAGAGCTTATATCAACAAAAAAAGAGATAAATAAAAAAAGTTACTATCTTGCAGATTTGATAGATGAAGCAAAAGATATTTTGATGATAGAAGATGATTTGGTAAAATGTGAATTTGAGAATATAAAATTAAATGTAAATTTTAAACTTTTTTCAATAGCTCTTAAAAATCTAATAGATAATGCAGTAAAATACTCAAAAAATAGTGAAGTGATTATAAAAACTAAAAATGAAGATATTTTAATAATAAATGAAGCTGAAGCTTTAAAAGATGATTTTGAAAACTATCTAGAGCCATTTTCAAAAAAATCTTCAAATGAATCTTTTGGTTTAGGTTTATATATTGTATATAATATTTTAAAAGCAAACTCATATGATATAAGTTATTTTCATGATGATGGTAAAAATATAATTACATTAAAAAGGATATAA
- a CDS encoding Spy/CpxP family protein refolding chaperone has translation MKNIFTKKTVLALALVSTLSTALYAQNGDMRNNNSQNCYMQNSDRGMMNHKRSHSKNEMNGMNIFNQLSLTNDQKIKIREIVRDSRSKMVHPYDAFTKNSFDKDKFIKMKKEQREQKIEIQADIMEKAYKVLDAKQKEQLRVLLDIRKEKQNQRFSNK, from the coding sequence ATGAAAAACATTTTTACAAAAAAAACAGTTCTTGCTTTGGCTTTAGTTTCAACACTTTCAACAGCACTTTATGCACAAAATGGAGATATGAGAAATAACAACTCTCAAAACTGTTATATGCAAAATAGCGATAGAGGTATGATGAATCATAAAAGATCTCATAGTAAAAATGAGATGAATGGAATGAATATCTTTAATCAATTAAGCTTAACAAATGATCAAAAAATAAAAATTAGAGAAATAGTAAGAGATAGTAGATCAAAAATGGTACATCCATATGATGCTTTTACAAAAAATAGTTTTGATAAAGATAAATTTATTAAAATGAAGAAAGAGCAAAGAGAACAAAAAATAGAGATACAAGCAGATATTATGGAAAAAGCATATAAAGTTCTAGATGCAAAACAAAAAGAGCAGCTAAGAGTTCTTCTTGATATAAGAAAAGAGAAACAGAATCAAAGATTTTCTAATAAGTAA
- a CDS encoding response regulator gives MNKKYQIAVVDDETEILDLLNRFLSRNPIFSISSFSNPVTALEHITEGKYDLVMLDIMMPQMNGIDVLEKIKDKNDKQKVIMMTAYSTLDKVLKAHKVGATNYVMKPFSSLDSLEKKILEVLAER, from the coding sequence ATGAATAAAAAATATCAAATTGCAGTTGTTGATGATGAGACAGAAATTTTAGATCTTTTAAATAGATTTTTAAGTAGAAATCCAATATTTTCAATATCATCTTTTTCAAATCCTGTTACAGCTTTAGAACATATTACAGAAGGAAAATATGATTTAGTAATGCTTGATATTATGATGCCACAAATGAATGGTATTGATGTTTTAGAAAAAATAAAAGATAAAAATGATAAGCAAAAAGTTATTATGATGACTGCTTATTCTACACTTGATAAAGTGTTAAAAGCACATAAAGTTGGGGCTACAAATTATGTAATGAAACCTTTTAGTTCTTTGGATTCATTAGAAAAAAAGATTTTAGAAGTTTTAGCTGAAAGATAA
- a CDS encoding PAS domain S-box protein, with protein sequence MNKIKYLILFFLALITFIFFFTYLKNSDFEKVNNKTKEKALKEYKTIEKEFADTAEFIYFTELVKSEELLNLLVSEKNPIRLKNRLYDEFESNYSYYSSLGVFDISFYTKDGALILNFQDINFKDSFTNSLLDSVTSSKKEQYAYKIISNEGYLVFSKPIFDKDLNFIAIINIEFDLDTLLEKLETNMQGFEFLKLFSSKLNRNNLDSFIKNESDLEKIEKIINNKLDTTYVLNEDGVKKTLTFMKITDMKFYDDTFYIVFFNKNDIKIEKIDSFYSYIFVIFTIFLVVLIFITIYLLQLKTKNSVLKNDLKDILNQIDKYISKVDFDLDGKITYVSKSFCKISGYSEDEILGKDIEVLKHNDVSENFYKSLKKELKNVKNWQGEIKNRDKFGNTYWVKINIFPKYNSNNSLIGYSSIRSDITDKKQLEKINKLLKDDLSNRLSELRLLDRDLKDESKLSLVSKILDSISHQWKQPISKISYEMKRVRNIEDMDQKTFEKLQDNVSEELQNLSFILNDVKKLFKSSKHNISNLSLVFDNIKTTLESKLKNSKNCKLVLETEDETEIKIAFFELKSILKNIILFILEQVEMYSDKKCTITIELIENNEEQIIKIHENIESAEKKEFLDEIISKLDNTYLDSKLYLAKLLIEKNGAIFLCKNSINETSYYIKVKK encoded by the coding sequence ATGAATAAGATTAAGTATCTAATACTTTTTTTTCTAGCTCTTATTACATTTATTTTTTTCTTCACATATTTAAAAAATAGTGATTTTGAGAAAGTAAATAATAAAACAAAAGAGAAAGCTTTAAAAGAGTATAAAACAATAGAAAAAGAGTTCGCAGATACTGCTGAGTTTATTTATTTTACTGAGCTTGTAAAAAGTGAAGAGTTACTTAATCTTTTAGTTTCAGAGAAAAATCCTATAAGATTAAAAAACAGATTATATGATGAATTTGAATCAAATTACTCTTATTATAGTAGTTTAGGTGTTTTTGATATAAGTTTTTATACAAAAGATGGAGCTTTGATTTTAAACTTCCAAGATATTAACTTTAAAGATAGTTTTACAAACTCACTTCTTGATAGTGTAACAAGTAGTAAAAAAGAGCAATATGCATATAAAATAATCTCAAATGAGGGATATCTGGTATTTTCAAAACCTATATTTGATAAAGATTTAAACTTTATAGCGATTATAAATATAGAGTTTGATTTAGATACTTTATTAGAAAAACTTGAAACAAATATGCAAGGATTTGAATTTTTAAAACTATTTAGTTCTAAATTAAATAGAAACAATCTTGATAGTTTTATAAAAAATGAATCAGATTTAGAAAAAATAGAGAAAATAATTAATAACAAATTAGATACTACATATGTTTTAAATGAAGATGGTGTTAAAAAAACTCTTACTTTTATGAAAATAACAGATATGAAATTTTATGATGATACATTTTATATTGTATTTTTTAATAAGAATGATATAAAAATTGAGAAAATTGATAGTTTTTATAGCTATATATTTGTAATATTTACAATTTTCCTCGTTGTTTTGATTTTTATAACTATCTATTTACTTCAATTAAAAACAAAAAACAGTGTATTGAAAAATGATTTAAAAGATATATTAAATCAAATTGATAAATATATTTCAAAAGTTGATTTTGATTTAGATGGAAAAATTACTTATGTTTCAAAGTCATTTTGTAAAATATCGGGATATTCAGAAGATGAAATTTTAGGAAAAGATATTGAAGTATTAAAGCATAATGATGTTTCTGAAAACTTTTATAAAAGTCTGAAAAAAGAGCTAAAAAATGTCAAAAATTGGCAAGGTGAGATAAAAAATAGAGATAAATTTGGTAACACTTATTGGGTAAAAATAAATATTTTTCCAAAATATAATTCAAACAATAGTCTCATTGGATATAGCTCTATAAGAAGTGATATTACAGATAAAAAACAACTTGAAAAGATAAATAAATTATTAAAAGATGATTTATCAAATAGATTGAGTGAGTTAAGACTTCTTGATAGAGATTTAAAAGATGAATCAAAACTATCTTTAGTATCAAAAATACTGGACTCTATTTCTCATCAATGGAAACAACCAATTTCAAAAATATCTTATGAGATGAAGAGAGTAAGAAATATTGAAGATATGGATCAAAAAACATTTGAAAAACTTCAAGATAATGTTTCAGAAGAGTTACAAAATTTATCATTTATTTTAAATGATGTAAAAAAACTATTTAAATCGTCAAAACATAATATCTCAAATCTCTCTTTGGTTTTTGATAATATAAAAACTACTTTAGAATCAAAGTTAAAAAATAGTAAAAACTGTAAACTAGTTTTAGAAACTGAAGATGAAACAGAGATTAAAATTGCTTTTTTTGAACTAAAATCAATATTAAAAAATATAATTTTATTTATTTTAGAGCAAGTAGAAATGTATTCAGATAAAAAATGTACTATAACAATAGAACTAATAGAGAATAATGAAGAGCAGATTATAAAAATTCATGAAAATATAGAAAGTGCTGAGAAAAAAGAGTTTTTAGATGAGATTATAAGTAAGTTAGATAATACATATTTAGACTCAAAATTATATTTAGCAAAACTATTGATTGAAAAAAATGGTGCAATCTTCTTATGTAAAAATTCTATAAATGAGACAAGCTATTATATAAAAGTTAAAAAGTAA